A genomic region of Terriglobia bacterium contains the following coding sequences:
- a CDS encoding 6-bladed beta-propeller, whose translation MSRRSYLYLFRASLTLCLLVPASLLCAGSKKQKKEEPVDTSNLVWPQPPQRRRIAYLAQITATDDVVGVPKRSWMDRAAGARPPARRQVLKSPYGVAVDSKRQIYVADAANHAVFIFNLEQKRVEYRGDRPPARLALPIGLAIDDEDRLFVSDAALHQITCFRPDGEVLAVFGMDDLQRPAGMALDNRLHRLYVADAKANRLAVFDTTSFRRLQHIGGPSTPGKGEPGKFSAPSNVAVGADGQVFVTDTWNQRVQVFDSAGKFVRAFGRHGVTPGDFVRPKGIAVDSEGHVYVADAEFNNFQILTPDGRPLLAVGDYGTNPGQFALIAGMAIDKSNRIYVTDQWHGRLQIFQYFPEQAAVVRTGTAP comes from the coding sequence ATGAGCCGCAGAAGCTATCTATATCTATTCCGCGCATCCCTGACGTTGTGTCTGCTGGTTCCAGCCAGCCTGCTGTGCGCCGGCAGTAAGAAGCAAAAGAAGGAGGAACCGGTCGATACCAGCAACCTGGTGTGGCCGCAACCTCCGCAACGGCGCCGGATCGCCTATCTCGCCCAGATCACTGCAACGGACGACGTTGTCGGCGTTCCCAAGCGGAGTTGGATGGATCGCGCCGCTGGGGCCAGGCCTCCGGCACGGCGACAAGTCTTGAAATCGCCCTATGGCGTGGCCGTCGATTCCAAGCGCCAGATCTATGTGGCCGATGCCGCCAATCACGCGGTGTTCATCTTCAACCTGGAACAGAAGCGAGTGGAGTATCGTGGCGACCGGCCTCCCGCGCGCCTGGCGCTCCCCATTGGACTGGCCATCGATGACGAGGACCGCCTGTTCGTCTCCGATGCGGCGCTGCACCAGATTACCTGTTTCCGCCCTGATGGCGAGGTGCTGGCGGTGTTTGGCATGGACGACCTGCAGCGACCCGCCGGCATGGCGCTCGACAACCGCCTCCATCGTTTGTACGTCGCCGATGCAAAAGCCAACCGACTGGCGGTCTTCGATACCACTTCGTTTCGTCGGCTGCAGCATATCGGAGGGCCCAGTACCCCGGGCAAAGGCGAACCCGGCAAATTCTCCGCCCCGAGCAATGTGGCGGTCGGTGCCGATGGCCAGGTGTTTGTCACCGACACCTGGAACCAGCGGGTGCAGGTGTTCGACTCCGCCGGCAAATTCGTGCGCGCGTTCGGCCGACATGGTGTTACCCCAGGTGATTTTGTCCGTCCCAAGGGCATCGCCGTGGATAGCGAGGGGCATGTGTACGTCGCCGACGCCGAATTCAACAATTTCCAGATCTTGACTCCCGACGGGCGTCCGCTGCTGGCGGTTGGCGATTACGGGACGAATCCCGGCCAGTTTGCTCTGATTGCCGGCATGGCAATCGACAAATCCAACCGGATCTATGTAACCGACCAATGGCATGGACGCTTGCAGATTTTTCAGTATTTCCCGGAACAAGCGGCGGTTGTGCGGACCGGGACGGCCCCGTAG
- a CDS encoding FAD-dependent oxidoreductase, producing the protein MRTGEKRILILGGGFGGVYTARHLEKLLKPNEAALSLVNRENYWVYQPMIPEVISGSIGLTDVVAPIRQLCSRTELVMREVEAIDLRNRVVTVSPGFRPRKMELSYDYLVIALGSTTKFSGMPGMLEHALPFRNLADAMCLRNHVINVLEEAEVEPDSEIRSKLLTFVVAGGGFSGVEVIAELNDFIQQVKRRFPRLRKEKHRCLLIHSGDRILPEVTAGLAEFAEQLLHRRGVEILLHDRLVAATSEKAILRSKMEIPTKTVISTVPAQLPPVLQKLDCTYDKGRLLVNGNLELAGYEGEVWALGDCASITTISGQPVPPTAQHAVREAKAVASNIVAAIQGRPQSAFAFEALGKLGSLGHYSAVAETLGMRVSGFPAWCLWRTVYLMKVPTLNRKVRIFLDWVLSVVFPPDLVEVRTAMESGICKQHFEADEMVFFQGDVGDKVYIIESGECEVLQERDGVQTVVATLRSGDYFGEMAVLMDCSRNATIRARTRMDVLLVSKNDFDLLKASVPAFYQVFSELAKRRSTEAMKSSA; encoded by the coding sequence ATGCGCACTGGGGAAAAACGCATTCTGATTCTAGGCGGCGGTTTCGGCGGCGTGTATACCGCCCGTCACCTGGAAAAGCTCCTCAAGCCAAATGAGGCGGCGCTCAGCCTCGTCAACCGCGAAAACTACTGGGTTTACCAACCGATGATCCCGGAGGTGATTTCCGGCTCGATCGGTCTCACCGACGTGGTCGCTCCCATCCGCCAACTGTGTTCGCGCACGGAGCTGGTGATGCGCGAGGTGGAAGCGATTGACCTGAGGAACCGGGTGGTGACGGTGAGTCCGGGGTTCCGCCCGCGGAAGATGGAACTCTCCTACGATTACTTGGTGATCGCGCTGGGCAGCACCACCAAGTTTTCCGGCATGCCCGGGATGCTGGAGCACGCCCTGCCATTCCGGAACCTGGCCGATGCAATGTGCCTGCGCAACCACGTCATCAACGTGTTGGAGGAAGCCGAAGTCGAACCGGACTCGGAGATTCGCAGCAAGTTGTTGACCTTCGTGGTGGCCGGCGGCGGTTTCTCGGGCGTGGAGGTGATTGCCGAACTCAATGATTTCATCCAGCAGGTGAAGCGGCGATTCCCACGGCTGCGCAAGGAGAAGCACCGCTGCCTGCTGATTCATTCCGGAGACCGGATCTTGCCGGAAGTGACCGCGGGACTGGCCGAGTTTGCTGAGCAACTCCTGCACCGGCGCGGAGTCGAAATCCTTTTGCACGACCGGCTGGTGGCGGCGACCTCGGAGAAGGCCATTCTGCGCTCGAAGATGGAAATCCCCACCAAGACCGTCATCTCCACCGTTCCCGCGCAGCTACCCCCGGTGCTGCAAAAGCTGGATTGCACGTACGACAAAGGCAGGTTGCTGGTCAACGGCAACCTGGAACTGGCCGGGTATGAAGGCGAGGTCTGGGCGCTGGGCGATTGCGCCTCGATCACGACGATATCGGGCCAACCCGTGCCGCCGACAGCGCAGCACGCCGTCCGCGAAGCCAAGGCGGTGGCAAGCAACATCGTCGCCGCCATCCAGGGGCGGCCCCAAAGCGCGTTCGCGTTTGAAGCCTTGGGCAAGCTGGGCTCTCTGGGGCATTACTCGGCGGTCGCGGAGACTTTGGGCATGCGCGTGTCGGGATTCCCGGCGTGGTGCCTATGGCGAACCGTCTACCTGATGAAAGTTCCCACCCTGAACCGCAAGGTGCGGATTTTCCTGGATTGGGTACTCTCCGTGGTGTTTCCTCCCGACTTGGTGGAAGTGCGGACCGCGATGGAAAGCGGCATCTGCAAGCAGCACTTCGAGGCGGACGAGATGGTCTTCTTCCAGGGTGATGTCGGCGACAAGGTGTACATCATCGAGTCGGGTGAGTGCGAGGTGCTGCAGGAACGCGACGGGGTCCAGACGGTGGTCGCCACGTTGCGTAGCGGCGACTACTTCGGGGAAATGGCAGTGCTGATGGATTGCAGCCGCAACGCGACCATTCGAGCTCGCACCCGGATGGATGTGCTCTTGGTTTCCAAGAATGATTTCGACCTGCTGAAGGCCAGCGTGCCGGCGTTCTACCAGGTCTTCAGCGAACTCGCGAAGAGGCGTTCCACAGAGGCGATGAAGAGTTCGGCTTAA
- a CDS encoding 6-bladed beta-propeller: MWLCLATAPNGLCADVPAPAVIAGGRRIDYLRSIASEKDVNPTRSFWNKLVDFVAGAPKYRHLVRPYAITTDSHGRIIVTDPGAQMVHIFDFAQKKYHHLEGGRHRRFESPIGVATDADDNIYVTDSLRGHIFVFDRDLHFRRFLGERGGEGIFKRPTGIVVDSAQRRIYLSDTLRHRIFILDLEGNVLGSFGERGSAPGQLNFPTDLAWRDGELLVLDAMNFRVQGFDPSGRLQRVFGQLGNSTGSLSRPKGLAVDSEGDIYTAEALLEAVQIFDGDGHFLYYFGNTGTGPGEFQLPAGVWIDPHDRIFVADALNRRVQVFQFVRARGRGMP, from the coding sequence GTGTGGCTGTGTCTTGCGACAGCGCCGAATGGCCTTTGCGCCGACGTGCCCGCGCCCGCGGTCATCGCCGGCGGGCGGCGCATCGATTACCTGCGTTCCATCGCCTCGGAAAAAGACGTCAATCCCACACGTTCGTTCTGGAACAAGCTGGTGGACTTCGTGGCGGGCGCGCCCAAGTACCGCCACCTGGTGCGACCTTACGCGATCACCACCGATTCCCACGGACGGATCATCGTCACCGATCCGGGCGCGCAAATGGTGCACATCTTTGACTTCGCCCAGAAGAAGTACCATCACCTGGAGGGCGGGCGGCATCGGCGCTTCGAATCTCCGATCGGCGTCGCCACCGACGCCGACGACAACATCTACGTCACCGATTCCTTGCGCGGCCATATTTTCGTTTTCGACCGCGACCTCCACTTCCGCCGCTTCCTCGGTGAGCGAGGCGGGGAGGGCATCTTCAAGCGGCCCACCGGCATTGTCGTGGATTCGGCGCAGCGCCGCATCTACCTGAGCGACACGCTGCGCCACAGGATCTTCATCCTCGACCTTGAAGGCAACGTGCTGGGCAGTTTCGGAGAGCGCGGCAGCGCTCCCGGCCAACTCAATTTCCCAACTGACCTCGCCTGGCGCGACGGCGAGCTGCTGGTCCTGGATGCCATGAACTTCCGCGTGCAGGGATTTGATCCCAGTGGCAGGCTGCAGCGGGTGTTTGGCCAGCTGGGCAATAGCACCGGGTCCCTGAGCCGGCCCAAAGGACTGGCCGTGGACAGCGAAGGCGACATCTACACTGCCGAAGCGCTGCTGGAAGCCGTGCAGATTTTCGACGGCGACGGCCATTTCTTGTACTACTTCGGGAACACCGGCACGGGACCCGGCGAGTTCCAGTTGCCCGCCGGAGTCTGGATTGACCCCCACGACCGCATCTTTGTCGCGGATGCCCTGAATCGGCGTGTACAGGTGTTCCAGTTTGTGCGCGCACGCGGAAGGGGTATGCCGTGA
- a CDS encoding AMIN domain-containing protein, with product MSSRKRRTLAALPVLILLITASVAATAIIRPQESIAAGPLVVERIDLIRGSSGVEIEITTSGPMQYTTMQLSKPERFVVDVPDSIPSPELSAIHSIAVNTAEIKSVHIDHGYLRGKPVTRISVEVAPKRDMEIALAPDGLKLRLRIAPITVSPRAAPAASGGFWARIRHRSRKVDELEHGTAAGAAETNEVEAKLEHPPLAATAEPAGNVPPPEPVNIEGLISRPTALSAVTAEIAAPPLEVPEPVNMEGVLSRPPALAAETAEIAAPAGVPETNPVAPPVRLGVGVTGKAKDVELGREEEAIRATLPAEKRVPAPRNGGAYGLQVSGAVTGGYYQASTSNGYVSQQDSPVGSLRLDATGFVRSPQILNFTVKPQGSLGRLSSEGVFPDGNGVSVTTTLFGGGATPFTVSYHRLNRALVTFGPLDRLAGLEANTFQDSLGASWQLHLKNVPELAVSYSKYSDNYEPLTALAPKTVDGGRLFSVDVTYKLSGWNLQSRYKLERSTQDLINIFDPKQAPYLYKRNDQEVRVSADREVGEWLSTAIVAGATKARNQVQGRPFDQSFRFLTGSSFLRPSKKLTFSFRAGVTDNIVGAFLEQVTGGNSLTSAQPILLVPSQADLRMISFNGSAQYAFTNDLRAQADVTRETTHAPLSSTIASSASGLTSAQGSLSLTHRFRFWRLQAYYAANGGNFTYAAAGSNTTYGQRANASATLGSLASMELTAGVNGSLQDVTGSTYVHDRSAGANLALSRSLWERWKVRATYDRENDKYNFLAAQYSSVLNGVTVSVVHPSAELSVSHNIRDGLTFQADPRLQLVSSGQGGLLLGAFPGTLVVPTGATWSSAALAVHPVQKLTGRVAWLTSRQRLQGAVTNSYREWEVSAGYRFRSITLDAGYLSHDQNFAVDVFQRNRFFFRVVREFTVF from the coding sequence ATGAGTTCCCGCAAGCGCAGGACGCTGGCAGCGCTGCCAGTCCTGATTCTGCTGATCACCGCCAGCGTGGCGGCGACCGCCATCATTCGTCCGCAAGAGAGCATCGCCGCCGGACCGCTAGTCGTGGAGCGGATTGACCTCATCCGCGGCAGCAGCGGCGTGGAGATTGAGATCACCACCAGCGGTCCCATGCAATACACCACCATGCAGCTCTCCAAGCCGGAGCGATTTGTCGTTGACGTGCCGGATTCGATCCCGAGTCCAGAATTGAGTGCAATCCATTCCATCGCAGTGAATACGGCTGAAATCAAGTCAGTCCACATCGATCATGGGTATCTGCGTGGCAAACCCGTGACGCGGATCAGCGTGGAAGTGGCCCCCAAGCGCGACATGGAGATCGCGCTGGCGCCCGACGGGTTGAAGCTGAGGCTGCGAATTGCCCCAATCACAGTGTCGCCGCGGGCGGCGCCGGCCGCATCGGGAGGATTCTGGGCGCGAATACGGCACCGCTCCCGCAAGGTGGATGAACTTGAACACGGCACGGCGGCGGGGGCAGCTGAAACGAATGAAGTCGAAGCAAAACTTGAACACCCCCCGTTAGCGGCCACCGCGGAGCCTGCTGGCAACGTCCCACCGCCGGAACCAGTCAATATCGAAGGTTTAATCTCGCGGCCAACGGCGTTGTCGGCCGTCACCGCAGAGATAGCGGCGCCTCCGCTGGAAGTCCCTGAACCCGTCAATATGGAGGGGGTACTCTCGCGTCCGCCGGCCTTGGCGGCTGAAACAGCCGAGATAGCGGCGCCGGCCGGCGTTCCCGAAACCAATCCGGTTGCGCCGCCGGTGCGGCTGGGTGTCGGCGTAACCGGCAAAGCCAAGGACGTCGAACTGGGACGCGAGGAAGAGGCCATCAGGGCGACCCTGCCAGCGGAAAAACGTGTCCCGGCGCCACGCAATGGCGGCGCCTATGGCCTGCAGGTGTCAGGTGCCGTCACCGGCGGCTACTACCAGGCTTCCACCAGCAACGGGTATGTGTCACAACAGGATTCCCCGGTGGGGAGCTTGCGTCTGGATGCGACCGGCTTTGTCCGCAGCCCACAGATTCTGAATTTCACGGTCAAGCCACAAGGCAGTTTGGGCCGCCTGTCCAGCGAAGGCGTGTTCCCCGATGGAAATGGCGTTTCCGTCACTACCACTCTATTTGGCGGTGGGGCGACACCGTTCACGGTGTCGTACCACCGCCTAAACCGCGCGTTGGTGACCTTTGGGCCGCTCGACCGGCTCGCCGGGCTGGAAGCCAACACCTTTCAAGACTCGCTCGGAGCAAGTTGGCAGCTCCACTTGAAAAACGTTCCCGAGCTGGCAGTGAGTTATTCCAAGTACTCCGACAACTATGAGCCTCTAACCGCCCTAGCCCCCAAGACGGTCGACGGCGGGCGTTTGTTCTCGGTGGACGTCACCTACAAATTGTCGGGCTGGAACCTGCAATCGCGCTACAAGTTAGAACGCTCGACGCAGGACCTAATCAACATCTTCGATCCTAAGCAAGCTCCTTATCTCTACAAACGCAACGATCAGGAAGTTCGCGTTTCGGCCGATCGCGAGGTCGGCGAGTGGCTGAGCACCGCCATTGTGGCCGGTGCAACCAAGGCACGGAACCAGGTCCAGGGGCGCCCGTTCGACCAAAGCTTCCGGTTTTTGACCGGCAGCTCGTTCCTCCGGCCGAGCAAGAAACTGACATTCTCCTTCCGCGCTGGAGTGACCGACAACATTGTGGGCGCCTTCCTCGAACAGGTTACCGGAGGAAACAGCTTAACCTCCGCCCAGCCAATCCTGTTAGTGCCCAGTCAGGCTGACTTGCGGATGATCAGTTTCAACGGCTCGGCGCAGTACGCGTTCACCAACGACTTGCGTGCGCAGGCCGACGTCACGCGGGAAACCACGCATGCGCCGCTGTCCAGCACGATTGCAAGCTCCGCCAGCGGATTGACCTCCGCACAGGGCAGCCTTTCCTTGACTCACCGCTTCCGGTTCTGGCGTCTGCAGGCCTACTACGCCGCGAACGGCGGAAATTTCACCTACGCGGCCGCGGGATCGAACACCACCTACGGCCAGCGGGCGAACGCCAGCGCCACCCTCGGCTCGCTGGCCTCTATGGAGCTGACGGCCGGGGTCAACGGCAGCCTGCAAGATGTCACCGGCAGCACCTACGTGCACGACCGCAGCGCCGGGGCGAACTTGGCCTTGTCGCGCTCGCTCTGGGAACGCTGGAAGGTGCGCGCGACCTACGACCGCGAAAATGACAAGTACAATTTCCTGGCCGCGCAATATTCCTCCGTCCTCAACGGGGTAACAGTTTCGGTAGTCCATCCGTCCGCTGAGCTGTCCGTTTCTCACAACATCCGCGACGGTCTGACTTTTCAAGCCGATCCCCGCCTGCAGTTGGTTTCCTCCGGCCAGGGCGGCCTGTTGCTGGGGGCCTTCCCGGGCACGTTGGTAGTGCCCACCGGCGCTACTTGGAGCAGCGCGGCACTGGCCGTCCACCCGGTTCAAAAATTGACAGGACGCGTGGCCTGGCTCACCAGCCGGCAGAGGCTGCAGGGCGCCGTCACCAATTCATATCGCGAGTGGGAGGTATCCGCCGGATACCGGTTCCGCTCCATCACGCTGGACGCCGGCTACCTGTCCCACGACCAGAATTTTGCCGTCGATGTGTTCCAGCGCAATCGTTTCTTTTTCCGCGTGGTTCGTGAATTCACGGTGTTTTGA
- a CDS encoding cytochrome c3 family protein, protein MKCSIVLVVLAAFVITSAAWAQTSKVIGSKHDINAQGCKGCHASHDGASATGGTNAASGKILLWDRDFSTQTFGVYDSPSMQNKASEIGGATPLQNTDARMNSLLCMSCHDGVTTPNLTANTGPTGSVSIGNPANSFGLQNDHPVNMSHDPTKNAQLAPVSSVTSGGLTLYGSANTVQCSSCHTTHDPTNGSFLRKANTNSALCTTCHL, encoded by the coding sequence GTGAAGTGCTCAATCGTCCTGGTTGTGCTGGCAGCATTTGTGATCACCAGCGCAGCCTGGGCACAGACGTCCAAGGTCATTGGCTCCAAGCACGACATTAACGCCCAGGGCTGTAAGGGTTGCCACGCGTCGCACGACGGAGCCTCGGCCACCGGCGGCACCAACGCGGCTTCGGGCAAGATTCTGCTCTGGGACCGCGACTTCTCCACGCAGACGTTCGGCGTTTACGATTCGCCGAGCATGCAAAACAAGGCGAGCGAGATCGGCGGAGCCACCCCCCTGCAAAACACTGACGCACGCATGAACTCGCTGCTCTGCATGTCCTGCCATGACGGTGTGACCACCCCCAACTTGACAGCTAACACGGGGCCGACGGGTTCGGTGTCCATCGGAAATCCCGCAAATTCGTTCGGCTTGCAGAATGACCATCCGGTCAACATGTCGCATGATCCGACGAAGAACGCGCAATTGGCGCCGGTGTCGAGCGTCACCAGCGGGGGACTGACGCTGTACGGCTCCGCCAACACCGTCCAGTGCTCCTCGTGCCACACCACGCACGACCCGACCAACGGGTCGTTCCTGCGGAAAGCGAATACCAATTCCGCTCTCTGCACCACTTGCCACCTCTAA
- a CDS encoding NapC/NirT family cytochrome c → MRVRKAGRVVHVAALALTPLLLRAQEISRFQRDPVEHFGARLLAAVIVIGIAVVLYSLVRYRGRTLSAASWGVLALGVGVLPVVSSGVGTVLVFERAERVEFCESCHLTMQAFVSDMKNPKSESLAALHYKNRYIPDDQCYICHTSYGLFGTVEAKKEGMHDVWVYYTRTFKLPVKLRHPYPNTDCLKCHAESVKWLGVHDEFKASLFSGETSCMQCHGATNPAHNVPGEVKP, encoded by the coding sequence ATGCGGGTCAGGAAAGCTGGGCGCGTTGTCCATGTGGCCGCGCTGGCGCTCACGCCGCTCCTGCTGCGCGCGCAGGAGATCTCCCGGTTTCAGAGGGACCCAGTGGAGCATTTCGGCGCGCGGTTGCTGGCGGCCGTGATCGTGATCGGAATCGCAGTCGTTCTCTACTCGCTGGTGCGCTACCGTGGCCGGACGTTGAGCGCCGCGTCGTGGGGGGTTCTCGCCCTGGGTGTCGGGGTCCTTCCGGTGGTTTCGTCGGGGGTCGGCACCGTTCTCGTCTTTGAACGGGCGGAGAGAGTCGAGTTTTGCGAATCCTGCCACCTGACGATGCAGGCGTTCGTCAGCGACATGAAGAATCCGAAGAGTGAGAGCCTGGCGGCCCTGCACTACAAGAACCGGTACATCCCCGACGATCAGTGCTACATCTGCCATACTTCATACGGCCTTTTTGGCACGGTGGAGGCGAAGAAGGAGGGCATGCACGACGTGTGGGTGTACTACACGCGCACCTTCAAGTTGCCGGTCAAGCTGCGCCATCCGTATCCCAACACCGATTGCCTGAAGTGCCATGCGGAATCCGTCAAGTGGCTGGGCGTGCACGACGAATTCAAGGCTTCCCTGTTCTCCGGCGAGACCAGTTGCATGCAATGCCATGGGGCGACGAATCCCGCGCACAACGTTCCAGGGGAAGTGAAGCCATGA
- a CDS encoding cyclic nucleotide-binding domain-containing protein codes for MNKVATKLERIESDPIIARRLLIAAQLLALVAYGLGLQFLMNTTGGTLFVFSVIAPALVAVGIAVLLGVLAWKFLRSHSLFYFEEFDPGQFIFQQGDTGDCAYFIHSGEVEVVTGSGGQEQLVAKLQPGQYFGEMALITSHPRNATVRATTKTTVAVLGKENFLTLVSVIPSTREDIMNTVNKRAMQQAAGLLRRTDR; via the coding sequence ATGAATAAAGTTGCGACGAAGCTGGAGCGAATTGAATCCGATCCCATCATCGCCCGGCGGCTGCTGATTGCGGCGCAACTCCTGGCGCTGGTGGCATACGGGCTGGGATTACAGTTTTTGATGAACACCACGGGCGGTACGCTGTTCGTGTTTTCCGTGATCGCGCCTGCGCTGGTGGCGGTTGGAATCGCCGTTCTGCTGGGGGTGCTGGCGTGGAAGTTCCTGCGGAGCCATAGCCTGTTCTACTTTGAGGAATTCGATCCAGGACAGTTCATCTTCCAGCAGGGCGACACAGGCGACTGCGCCTACTTCATCCACAGCGGTGAAGTGGAGGTGGTGACCGGATCGGGCGGGCAGGAACAGCTCGTGGCGAAACTTCAGCCGGGCCAGTATTTTGGCGAGATGGCGTTGATCACCAGCCACCCTCGCAACGCCACCGTGCGCGCGACTACGAAGACGACGGTTGCGGTGCTGGGGAAGGAGAATTTCCTCACCCTGGTCAGCGTGATCCCTTCCACCCGCGAAGACATTATGAATACTGTCAACAAAAGGGCCATGCAACAAGCCGCAGGTCTGTTACGGCGTACCGACCGCTAA
- a CDS encoding cytochrome c3 family protein: MMRARAGAVIGGGLVLIFASWLAGPVSAGTADVIHSSHNLSASGPGTVQSSETQVCIFCHAPHNVFPEVQPLWNRFLPVQSYNPYSSSTMKAAAAMPSQTSKLCLSCHDGTVALGQTITSGLITTTGALSPAKNLTTDLSDDHPVSFTLTNNGELSPNLFLSPPVTGDPTVKLRNGNVECVTCHDPHTPNLDPIAGMFLVRPNSNSAICLACHDPSRPQPNALNGWTSSAHRTSGNATAGGAMFGPYGDVASDACLNCHQSHNAPAGAAARLLRGPEEEACRQCHSGTNLSPAIADIMGEFSKTYSHPVITVTGLHDAAEDAFPLNGNRHSECVDCHNSHAASNTGGSNVPPALQSPLLGASGVDQATGAIALRPASNEYEICFKCHANSTNKPQDGAGYSVYGRTPVRLTFSRLADPNNVRLDFNTGLARHPVTQPRYLTAAATPSLRPAIVNLDGSTGRSLGPGTYIYCGDCHNNDRARGAGGTGPNGPHGSAYPHLLERRYEVENPPGNGVRYTGGTTGTYALCDKCHDITNSILQNRSFTSGSGHSMHIVEERTACSTCHAAHGIQGGGLAATTKSLVNFDTAIVRPSSSGLLLYLSTGTNSGLCFLTCHGENHNPYRYPNN; encoded by the coding sequence GTGATGCGGGCGCGAGCCGGGGCCGTAATCGGGGGCGGCCTCGTCCTGATATTCGCGAGCTGGCTGGCCGGGCCGGTGTCGGCAGGTACGGCGGACGTCATCCACTCGTCGCACAACCTGTCCGCCAGCGGTCCGGGAACCGTGCAGTCTTCGGAAACGCAAGTCTGCATTTTCTGCCATGCGCCGCACAACGTGTTTCCCGAGGTCCAGCCGCTGTGGAATCGCTTCCTGCCGGTGCAGTCCTACAATCCATACAGCAGCTCCACGATGAAAGCGGCGGCGGCGATGCCCAGCCAGACCTCGAAGCTGTGCTTGAGTTGCCACGACGGAACCGTCGCCCTCGGACAGACCATCACAAGCGGGCTGATCACGACAACCGGTGCTCTGAGTCCCGCCAAGAACCTGACGACCGACCTGAGCGATGACCATCCCGTCAGTTTCACCCTCACCAACAACGGCGAACTCTCTCCCAACCTGTTCCTAAGCCCGCCGGTTACAGGCGATCCGACCGTAAAACTGCGGAATGGTAACGTCGAATGTGTGACCTGTCATGATCCGCACACACCGAACCTGGATCCCATCGCAGGCATGTTCCTGGTCCGTCCCAACTCCAATAGCGCGATTTGCCTGGCCTGCCACGATCCTTCCCGGCCGCAGCCGAACGCCTTGAACGGCTGGACCAGCAGCGCCCACCGCACCTCCGGCAACGCCACCGCCGGCGGCGCCATGTTTGGTCCCTACGGCGACGTAGCCTCGGATGCCTGCCTCAACTGCCACCAGTCGCACAACGCTCCCGCCGGCGCCGCGGCTCGCCTGCTGCGCGGCCCCGAAGAAGAGGCGTGCCGCCAATGCCACAGCGGCACCAACTTGAGTCCGGCGATCGCCGATATCATGGGGGAATTCAGCAAGACGTACAGCCACCCGGTAATAACCGTTACCGGCCTGCACGACGCGGCCGAGGATGCGTTTCCTTTGAATGGCAATCGTCACTCTGAATGTGTCGACTGCCACAATTCGCACGCCGCCTCCAACACCGGCGGCAGCAACGTGCCACCGGCGCTGCAGTCCCCCCTCCTGGGCGCCTCCGGCGTGGACCAGGCCACCGGCGCCATCGCGCTGCGCCCCGCCAGCAACGAGTACGAGATCTGCTTCAAGTGTCACGCCAACAGCACCAACAAACCTCAAGATGGCGCCGGCTACAGTGTGTACGGCCGGACGCCCGTGCGGCTGACGTTCAGCCGCCTGGCTGACCCGAACAATGTACGGCTGGATTTCAATACCGGCTTGGCGCGGCACCCGGTCACGCAGCCTCGGTACCTGACGGCGGCGGCGACCCCCAGCCTGCGCCCTGCCATTGTGAATTTGGATGGCAGCACTGGCCGCAGCCTCGGCCCAGGCACCTACATCTACTGCGGCGACTGCCACAATAATGACCGAGCCCGCGGTGCCGGCGGCACGGGTCCCAACGGACCGCATGGATCGGCCTATCCGCACTTGCTCGAGCGCCGTTATGAGGTAGAAAACCCGCCAGGCAATGGCGTCAGGTACACCGGCGGGACGACGGGCACCTATGCCCTTTGCGACAAGTGCCACGACATCACCAACAGCATCCTGCAGAACCGGAGTTTTACATCTGGCAGTGGGCACTCGATGCACATTGTCGAGGAGCGCACTGCCTGCTCCACCTGCCATGCGGCGCATGGAATTCAAGGAGGGGGGTTAGCCGCCACCACCAAGAGCCTGGTGAATTTCGACACTGCGATCGTGCGGCCCAGCAGCAGCGGTCTACTGCTTTACCTGAGTACCGGGACGAATTCCGGTCTCTGTTTTCTGACCTGCCACGGCGAAAATCACAACCCGTATAGATACCCGAATAACTGA
- a CDS encoding cytochrome c — protein MFRTAASILVIIVVAITPALAADVAAGHAVYDKKCKMCHGANGEGNPAMAKMFNTTIQPLGSPEVQKMSDADLKKVIKEGKGKMKPPAGLTDADIGNVIAFVRSLKK, from the coding sequence ATGTTTCGAACCGCAGCGTCGATCCTGGTAATCATTGTGGTGGCAATCACGCCCGCGCTGGCGGCGGATGTCGCCGCCGGCCACGCCGTGTACGACAAGAAGTGCAAGATGTGTCATGGCGCCAATGGCGAAGGGAATCCGGCAATGGCCAAGATGTTTAACACCACCATCCAGCCGCTGGGTTCGCCTGAGGTACAGAAGATGAGCGACGCCGACCTGAAGAAAGTCATCAAGGAGGGCAAGGGCAAGATGAAACCGCCTGCCGGGTTGACTGACGCCGACATTGGCAACGTGATCGCTTTCGTTCGCTCGCTGAAGAAGTAA